In Streptomyces sp. NBC_00091, the following proteins share a genomic window:
- a CDS encoding N-acetyltransferase has translation MTTDHALAVEYRTARAGDREAMEALDGSFHTGTVFEVTRSEAGFALREVPVDPPLHKVFPPAQDDEGDEDDEDEDEDGGEHSRTFVALDAGTLCGFAAVTYAPWNRRLTVEDIEVAPTHRGRGVGRALMELAAGFARERGAAHLWLEVSTVNAPAVHAYRRMGFTLCGLDTALYDGTPAAGEQALFMSRPCG, from the coding sequence ATGACGACCGACCACGCCTTAGCCGTCGAGTACCGCACCGCCCGCGCCGGGGACCGGGAGGCGATGGAGGCCCTCGACGGCTCCTTCCACACCGGCACCGTCTTCGAGGTGACCCGCTCCGAGGCCGGCTTCGCGCTCCGCGAGGTCCCGGTGGACCCGCCGCTGCACAAGGTCTTCCCGCCCGCGCAGGATGACGAGGGCGACGAGGACGACGAAGACGAGGACGAGGACGGCGGGGAGCACTCCCGGACCTTCGTCGCCCTCGACGCCGGAACCCTGTGCGGCTTCGCCGCCGTCACCTACGCCCCCTGGAACCGGCGCCTCACCGTCGAGGACATCGAGGTGGCCCCCACCCACCGGGGCCGTGGCGTCGGCCGGGCCCTCATGGAGCTCGCCGCCGGCTTCGCGCGCGAACGCGGCGCCGCGCACCTCTGGCTGGAGGTCAGCACGGTCAACGCCCCGGCCGTGCACGCCTATCGGCGCATGGGATTCACGCTCTGCGGGCTGGACACCGCCCTCTACGACGGCACGCCCGCGGCGGGCGAGCAGGCCCTGTTCATGAGCCGCCCCTGCGGCTGA